One window of Chryseobacterium culicis genomic DNA carries:
- a CDS encoding DNA polymerase beta superfamily protein — MTPKILEKIKEVEASRGVKVLLAVESGSRAWGFASPDSDYDIRFIYRHGKDWYLSPWDKDETIEFMTADDLDGSGWDLRKTFHLLLKSNAALLSWFYSPIVYKADEKFVDLFRPLADACFSPVAVSYHYVSMSKKYLEACRSDEVKLKSYFYCLRTTLTGKWIIEKGTVPPVLFSDLLVLTDDETRRKIEDLIALKATKGESYYHPNDWELFDFLEKTIAENEKKSKSLSGGKADKGEMERVFREILT, encoded by the coding sequence ATGACACCAAAAATACTTGAAAAAATAAAAGAAGTTGAGGCAAGCCGGGGTGTAAAAGTCCTTCTTGCAGTAGAATCAGGAAGCAGAGCCTGGGGTTTTGCCTCTCCTGACAGTGATTATGATATACGTTTTATATACCGCCATGGAAAGGACTGGTATCTTTCCCCCTGGGACAAGGATGAAACGATAGAATTTATGACAGCAGATGATCTTGACGGCTCCGGATGGGATCTTCGAAAGACCTTCCATCTATTGCTGAAATCGAATGCGGCATTGCTAAGCTGGTTTTATTCTCCTATCGTTTACAAAGCGGACGAAAAGTTTGTAGATCTGTTCAGGCCTCTGGCAGATGCTTGTTTTTCTCCGGTAGCCGTTTCTTACCATTATGTAAGCATGAGCAAAAAATATCTGGAAGCGTGCAGAAGTGATGAAGTAAAATTAAAAAGTTACTTCTATTGCTTACGAACCACATTAACAGGAAAATGGATCATAGAGAAAGGAACAGTTCCGCCTGTACTCTTCAGTGATCTGCTTGTTTTAACCGATGACGAAACCAGACGAAAAATAGAAGATCTTATCGCCTTAAAAGCAACCAAAGGAGAATCCTATTATCATCCGAACGATTGGGAACTATTTGATTTTCTGGAGAAAACAATCGCTGAAAATGAAAAAAAATCGAAAAGTCTGTCAGGAGGAAAGGCTGATAAGGGTGAGATGGAGAGGGTTTTTAGGGAGATATTAACTTAG
- a CDS encoding ComEC/Rec2 family competence protein, giving the protein MLIKILKAGNGDSILLQLDNTFNILIDGGNNINDYKHNLKQEILEIQKRKEFIDLLIITHIDQDHIKGIEYLLKDEEISRDIIKNLWFNSFSSTTAINNDISFDEALRVESIINSLNISINRQITLEQTPKISLFGINFSILSPYREDLEKLIVKNIDISSSSSDYKLSLKEILDKNPRIFADKIEDLDTSVENKSSIAFLLEYKSKKILFLGDAESTVTHKSLEKILNERGLDELNIDYLKLSHHGSHKSLSMNLFNYIKCNNFIISTNGKKENLPNKLTFAKILTRINKEDTKDNFYFNYSSVLKDLNFLKDEKEKFKFECYSENFEHGYKIEL; this is encoded by the coding sequence ATGCTAATAAAAATTCTCAAAGCAGGAAACGGGGATTCTATTCTTTTACAATTAGATAATACTTTCAATATTCTTATTGATGGAGGAAATAACATAAATGATTACAAACATAATCTTAAGCAAGAGATTCTCGAAATTCAAAAAAGAAAAGAATTTATTGACCTTCTTATTATCACGCATATAGATCAAGATCATATAAAAGGAATAGAGTATTTATTGAAAGATGAAGAAATAAGCAGAGATATAATTAAAAACTTGTGGTTTAACTCATTCTCTTCGACTACTGCAATAAATAATGATATTAGCTTTGATGAAGCACTACGAGTTGAAAGTATAATTAATTCCTTAAATATATCTATTAATAGGCAAATAACATTAGAACAAACACCAAAAATTTCATTATTTGGTATAAACTTTTCTATTCTATCACCATATAGGGAAGACCTTGAGAAGTTAATCGTAAAAAACATTGATATTAGTTCTTCATCAAGTGATTACAAATTATCTCTAAAAGAAATATTAGATAAAAATCCAAGAATTTTTGCTGATAAAATTGAAGATTTAGACACTTCTGTTGAAAACAAGTCTAGTATAGCATTCTTACTAGAATACAAAAGTAAAAAAATTCTTTTTTTAGGAGATGCGGAGTCTACAGTAACACATAAATCATTAGAAAAAATATTAAATGAGAGAGGTTTAGATGAATTAAATATTGATTATTTAAAACTTTCCCATCATGGAAGTCATAAAAGCTTAAGTATGAATTTATTTAACTATATAAAATGTAATAATTTTATAATTAGCACAAATGGTAAAAAAGAAAACTTACCTAATAAACTGACTTTTGCTAAAATTTTAACAAGAATAAATAAGGAAGATACTAAAGATAATTTTTATTTCAATTATTCTTCAGTTTTGAAAGATTTAAATTTTTTAAAAGATGAAAAAGAAAAATTTAAATTTGAATGTTATTCTGAAAATTTTGAACATGGTTATAAAATAGAATTGTAG
- the cobT gene encoding nicotinate-nucleotide--dimethylbenzimidazole phosphoribosyltransferase, with product MLSSELQHKIDFKTKPLGALGHLEHVAHKIGMVQKTTSPQLLNPHMVVFAADHGIATAGVSAYPQEVTYQMVMNFLGGGAAINVFCRQNGIKIKIVDAGVNFDFPEGLDLMDKKVRKSSRNILKEPAMTLEEYQQALENGKSVVSEISRKGCNIIGFGEMGIGNTSASSLMMSKLFDIPITNCIGRGTGLNDHQMQNKISILTEAIEKYPTEMSEDEIAQTFGGLEIVQMIGAIEEAYHHNMLIMVDGFIATVAVATVWKKNPEILNNCIFCHVSNENAHPQLLGLMREKAILNLNLRLGEGTGCALAYPIIQSAVNFLNEMSSFEDAHISNKSS from the coding sequence ATGTTATCATCAGAATTACAGCATAAAATTGATTTTAAAACAAAACCGCTGGGCGCATTAGGGCATCTGGAACACGTTGCTCACAAAATCGGAATGGTTCAGAAAACCACTTCACCACAGTTATTGAATCCTCATATGGTGGTTTTTGCGGCTGATCACGGGATTGCTACTGCAGGAGTAAGTGCTTATCCACAGGAAGTCACCTACCAAATGGTGATGAATTTCCTGGGTGGGGGGGCTGCCATCAATGTTTTTTGCAGACAGAATGGTATCAAGATAAAAATTGTGGATGCCGGAGTCAATTTTGATTTTCCGGAAGGGCTGGATCTGATGGATAAAAAAGTCAGAAAATCCAGCCGTAATATTCTGAAAGAACCAGCCATGACTTTAGAAGAATATCAGCAGGCTCTTGAAAACGGAAAATCTGTAGTATCTGAGATCAGCAGAAAAGGCTGTAATATTATTGGTTTTGGTGAGATGGGAATTGGGAATACATCAGCTTCTTCTTTGATGATGAGCAAACTGTTTGATATTCCGATTACCAATTGTATCGGACGCGGAACCGGGCTGAATGACCATCAGATGCAGAATAAGATCAGTATCTTAACGGAAGCGATTGAAAAATATCCGACTGAAATGAGTGAAGATGAAATTGCTCAAACCTTCGGCGGATTGGAAATTGTACAAATGATTGGGGCTATAGAAGAAGCTTATCATCACAATATGCTGATCATGGTAGACGGATTTATAGCCACTGTTGCGGTAGCCACCGTCTGGAAAAAGAATCCTGAAATTCTGAACAACTGTATCTTCTGTCATGTAAGCAATGAAAATGCCCATCCTCAGCTGTTGGGACTGATGAGAGAAAAAGCTATTCTCAATCTCAATCTGCGTCTGGGAGAAGGAACAGGTTGTGCACTGGCTTATCCGATTATTCAAAGTGCCGTTAATTTCCTGAATGAAATGTCAAGCTTTGAAGATGCTCATATTTCGAATAAATCATCTTAG